A single region of the Candidatus Eisenbacteria bacterium genome encodes:
- a CDS encoding DUF6600 domain-containing protein gives MRSRIGLALALLIAVAAAGPIAARADWDDRPDPGEYETALSPHGYWVDDGGFGRVWRPSVAWDWRPYDDGQWVWTSYGWTWVSYEPWAWTFHYGNWGYSNLYGWVWSPGYVWSPAWVNWYWGDGFVGWAPLGIAGYPIAPSYWSYVHDYHFCSPRVDGVIIHDRRFLPDYIVHHQGRGVAYAPALDDIERVSRHPIVRRSDRPSDSIAPWVHTRLDRGERVRERVVDRGGERVIEHGGRPHDRNDAPAVVDDGNWRRRGDDDGRAGGVMRPVQPNGGGTLTHRQRDVDDDVDAARDHGGRSGDRQIVVDPGPRRHDDVSPGHQMDSRGWASPGRQGPQRDVMVPKVDRRVSPQQGGSSVAQQAPRQQGAWGGGHQSPAVRSGDGGGADRGGAYTGSSQGGGIVIQR, from the coding sequence ATGCGCTCACGAATCGGGTTGGCGCTTGCCCTGCTGATCGCTGTGGCGGCCGCTGGACCGATCGCCGCCCGCGCCGATTGGGACGACCGCCCCGATCCCGGCGAATACGAGACCGCCCTGTCGCCCCACGGCTACTGGGTCGACGACGGCGGCTTCGGGCGCGTCTGGCGCCCGTCGGTCGCGTGGGACTGGCGTCCCTACGACGACGGCCAATGGGTCTGGACCTCGTACGGCTGGACGTGGGTCTCCTATGAGCCCTGGGCGTGGACGTTCCACTACGGAAACTGGGGCTACTCGAACCTCTACGGCTGGGTCTGGTCGCCCGGCTACGTCTGGAGCCCGGCGTGGGTCAACTGGTACTGGGGCGACGGCTTCGTCGGCTGGGCGCCGCTCGGCATCGCCGGCTACCCCATCGCGCCGAGCTACTGGAGCTACGTGCACGACTACCACTTCTGCTCGCCGCGCGTGGACGGCGTCATCATCCACGACCGGCGCTTCCTGCCCGACTACATCGTCCACCATCAGGGCCGTGGCGTCGCATACGCGCCGGCGCTCGACGACATCGAGCGCGTGAGCCGTCACCCGATCGTCCGGCGCTCGGATCGTCCGAGCGATTCGATCGCGCCGTGGGTGCACACGCGCCTCGATCGTGGCGAGCGCGTGCGGGAGCGCGTCGTCGATCGGGGCGGCGAGCGCGTGATCGAGCACGGCGGGCGGCCGCACGATCGCAACGACGCGCCGGCCGTCGTCGACGACGGCAACTGGCGGCGGCGCGGCGACGACGACGGCCGCGCGGGGGGCGTCATGCGGCCCGTCCAGCCGAACGGCGGCGGAACCCTCACGCACCGGCAACGCGACGTGGACGACGACGTCGACGCCGCGCGCGACCACGGCGGGCGCAGTGGTGATCGGCAGATCGTCGTCGATCCGGGTCCGCGGCGCCACGACGACGTGAGTCCGGGGCATCAGATGGATTCGCGCGGCTGGGCCAGCCCCGGACGGCAGGGGCCGCAGCGCGACGTCATGGTCCCGAAGGTCGATCGACGGGTCTCGCCGCAGCAGGGTGGCTCGTCGGTGGCGCAGCAAGCTCCCCGCCAGCAGGGCGCGTGGGGCGGCGGCCACCAGAGCCCGGCGGTGCGAAGCGGAGACGGCGGCGGTGCCGATCGCGGCGGCGCGTACACCGGAAGCAGCCAGGGCGGCGGCATCGTGATCCAGCGCTGA